The Pan paniscus chromosome 1, NHGRI_mPanPan1-v2.0_pri, whole genome shotgun sequence genome has a segment encoding these proteins:
- the CREG1 gene encoding protein CREG1: MAGLSRGSARALLAALLASTLLALLVSPARGRGGRDHGDWDEASRLPPLPPREDAARVARFVTHVSDWGALATISTLEAVRGRPFADVLSLSDGPPGAGSGVPYFYLSPLQLSVSNLRENPYATLTMTLAQTNFCKKHGFDPQSPLCVHIMLSGTVTKVNETEMDIAKHSLFIRHPEMKTWPSSHNWFFAKLNITNIWVLDYFGGPKIVTPEEYYNVTVQ, from the exons ATGGCCGGGCTATCCCGCGGGTCCGCGCGCGCACTGCTCGCCGCCCTGCTGGCGTCGACGCTGTTGGCGCTGCTCGTGTCGCCCGCGCGGGGTCGCGGCGGCCGGGACCACGGGGACTGGGACGAGGCCTCCCGGCTGCCGCCGCTACCACCCCGCGAGGACGCGGCGCGCGTGGCCCGCTTCGTGACGCACGTCTCCGACTGGGGCGCTCTGGCCACCATCTCCACGCTGGAGGCGGTGCGCGGCCGGCCCTTCGCCGACGTCCTCTCGCTCAGCGACGGGCCCCCGGGCGCGGGCAGCGGCGTGCCCTACTTCTACCTGAGCCCGCTGCAGCTCTCCGTGAGCAACCTGCGG GAGAATCCATATGCTACACTGACCATGACTTTGGCACAGACCAACTTCTGCAAGAAACATGGATTTGATCCACAGAGTCCCCTTTGTGTTCACATAATGCTGTCAGGAACTGTGACCAAG GTGAATGAAACAGAAATGGATATTGCAAAGCATTCATTATTCATTCGACACCCTGAGATGAAAACCTGGCCTTCCAGCCATAATTGGTTCTTTGCTAAGTTGAATATAACCAATATCTGGGTCCTGGACTACTTTGGTGGACCAAAAATCGTGACACCAGAAGAATATTATAATGTCACAGTTCA